One Arthrobacter sp. B3I4 genomic window, GATGACGGCACCGATGTTGACGAAAGTCTTCTCGTTGCCAGGCCAGATGTGGAAGCCGAGGCCATCAGTCTCCACGCCCCCGGCGGCGGCGATGATCGGGTTGACGATGTTCGTGGTGAACGCCGTCACCAAGGCGGTGAAGGCCGTGCCCACGACGACGGCGATGGACAGTTCGATCACGTTGCCGCGCAGGATGAAGTCCTTGAATCCTTTGAGCATGGGGGTCCTCCGGAGGAATGCCGAGTGGGTGGTTCAACCGCTCGACGCTACCACCTTGCACGCCTCCGACCGCTTCCATTGACCGGAAGATGAAGCGGCTGGAGGCCGGATCCGGGCGTAGTCTTCAGGCGGATGCCAGTGCCGCCGTCATTCTCCCCGAATGCGAAGGAAGGCCCGTCCCACCTGTGAAGTCCATGAAGTTCCTGGCCGAGATGTTCACCATGGCACCGGCCAACAAAGACCACCACCCCGCGATCCGCTGCGCCGTCGGGGTCTTCGTCCCGCTGATCTCGCTCGTGCTGCTGGGCCGGCTTGACCTGGCCATCTTCGCCTCCTTTGGCGCCTTCACCGGCATCTACGGCCGGAACGAGCCGCACGGCCGGCGGTTCGTCCTCCAACTGCAGGCCGGCACGCTCATGCTGGGCATCATCTTGCTTGGGACCCTGACGGCCCGGGCCGGCACAGCTTGGGCCCTGGCACCCTCTGACCGCACCTGGCTGCAGGTCCTCGCCACGACACTCGTGGCCGGCGGTTGCTCCCTGATCGTGGCCTGGTGGCGGCTCCGCCCGGCCGGCTCGCTGTTCCATATCTTCGCCTTCGCGGCCATCGCCTCCATACCGAACCAGCCGTCGCTCTGGCAGGGAATGCTGGTGGCGGTCTTGACGGTCGCCTTTTCGCTGCTCGTCGGCCTGTCAGCGCGCGTGGCCCCCAGCCGCCGCCGGCCGTGGTCCTGGCCCCGGCGCGTACGGCTCACCGATGCTGAGCGCCGTGTCGCCTGGCTCGAAGCCGGCGGTTATCTGGTGGCGGCCGGGCTGGCGGGAACCCTTGCCACTGTGGCCGGCGAACTGCTTGGCTTCGGCCACAACTACTGGGCCATGGTGGCCGCCGTCGTGCCGCTCGTGGGGCACACCACCCGGCACCGCATCAGCCGCGGTGTTCAGCGCATCATCGGCACCGGCCTGGGCCTGGTGCTGCTCGCGGCAATCCTGCTGCTGGAACCGGCGCCGTGGCTGACCGTGCTGATCATAGCCGTCTGCCAGTTCGGCGCCGAGATGTTCATCGCCCGCCAGTATGTGCTGGCCCAGGTCTTCGTTACCCCGCTGGCACTGATCTCGACCCTGCTGGTCGCTCCGGTGCCCGCCGGGACCCTGCTGCGGGACCGTTTCCTCGAGACCCTCATCGGAGCTGCCGTCGGCGTCGCGGTCGTCCTCGCGCCGGCCGTCTGGCGCCGGCTGCGTTCCCGCCCAGCTTCCGCCCCGCAGCCCAGCTAGCCCGCAGCAGGCGCCGCTGTGAGCCCCCAACGACCTCGAATGCAGGCCAGCCGGGGCGGGGGAGCGGTGATGACCGTTCAATGGAAGACTGGTTATTGGACTGTCAACAGTGCGGGAAGCGGGAAGCATGGCCAACTCCAGATCGGGAGACTCCGTCGTGGACCGTGTGGTGCGCCTGCTGGAGGCCTTTCCGGAAGGCTCCGAAGCCTTGCAGCTCTCCGAGCTCGCGGACCGTGCCGGCCTGCCGCTGACTACCGCGCATCGGCTGGTCCGGCAGTTGGCCGGGCACGGACTCGTTGAACTGGGCGACGGCGGCTCGGTCCGGCCGGGGCTGCGGCTGTGGGAGCTGGTCAACCGGAATTCGCCCACCTTGGCCCTGCGGCAGGCGTCGATGCCTTTCATGGAGGACATCCAGCAGGTGCTGAACCAGAACGTCAACCTTGCCGTGCTGGACGGCTGGGACACCCTGTTCGTGGAGCGGTTGTCCCGCCGGGGCTCGGTAGCAAACCGTGCGAAGGTCGCCGGCCGGATGCCCGTTCATCTCTCCTCAGCGGGAATCGCTTTGATGGCGCACCAGCCGGCTGCGGTGCAGGCAGCCTACCTGCGCCAGTTCCGTGACCCCGCCGGCACGCTGCGGGCTGCCGACATCCGGGTGCTCCTGGCCTCAGCGGCCAGCCACGGGTATGCGGAGCTGGCCGGGGTAATCGACCCGGACACCTGGGGAATCGCCGTGCCGGTGCGGGATGCCGGGAAGCGGACTGTCGCGGCGCTCGGCGTCGTGGTCCCGTTGCACGAAGTCCGGCTCCAGGCCCTGGTTCCGGCGCTGCAAACCGCGGCGCGAGGCATCGGGCGCGGCCTCGGGAACACCCGTGCTGCCGCGCGATTCCGTTCAACGGAAGGCCTGTAACGCACGTCACTGGTTGGGGGGCACACTGATACCAGACACTCACCCGGTCCGGAACCAGTGCACAGCAGCGCGAGGACCCGGCCCCGCAATGAAGCGAGGACACCATGGCAGCGCGAAAAGTCATCACCACCCAAGTGGCCATTGTGGGCGGCGGCCCGGCCGGGCTGATGCTCTCGCACCTGCTGGCCAAGGAGGGCATCGACTCCACCGTTGTTGAACTGCGCAGCAGGCAGGAGATCTCGGAGACGGTGCGGGCCGGCATCCTCGAGCACGGCACCGTCAACCTCCTCGTGGACAGTGACGTCTCCGATCGGGTACTGCGCGACGGCGACCGCCACGACGGAATCGAACTGCGGTTCAACGGCGAAAGCCACCGGATCGACTTCCAGGACCTGGTGGGCGAATCGGTCTGGCTCTACCCGCAGACCGACGTCTTCATGGACCTCGCGGCACGGCGGGAGGCCGACGGCGGCGATGTCCGGTACGGCGTCACGGACACCAGCATCCACGACCTCGAAGGCTCGCCGCGGGTCTGGTTCACGGACGCCGACGGCACCGAGGTCGAACTGCAGGCCGACTTCATCGCCGGCGCGGACGGCTCCCGCAGCCACTGCCGCGCCCAGATCCCGGAGGCAGACCGGAAGTGGTATTTCCACGAATACCCCTTCGCCTGGTTCGGCATCCTGGCCGAGGCCCCGCGCAGCTCCGATGAGCTGATCTACGCGAACTCGGAGAACGGTTTCGCGCTGATCAGCCAACGGACCGAAACCGTGCAGCGGATGTATTTCCAGTGCGACCCCAACGAGGACGTCCGGAACTGGACCGATGAGCGGATCTGGGAGGCGTTCCGCAGCCGTGTGAACGGCAACGGCTTCGAACTCAAGGAAGGCCCGGTCATCGACAAGACAGTGCTCAAGTTCCGCAGTTTCGTGCACGCCCCGATGCGGCACGGCAAGTTGTTCCTGGCCGGCGACGCAGCCCACACCGTGCCGCCGACCGGCGCCAAGGGCCTGAATCTGGCGATCCAGGATGTACGGGTCCTTTTCGAAGGCCTCGACAGCTTTTACAAGACCGGATCAACCGTGCTCCTTGACCTGTACAGCGACCGAGCCCTGGACCGGGTCTGGAAGGCGCAGCATTTCTCCTACTGGATGACCTCCATGCTGCACACCCCGGTCGACGCCGGCGACTTCGCCCACGCCCGTCAGCTCGGTGAGCTGAATTCGGTGGTCTCCTCACGGCACGGCAGGGCTTACCTTGCCGAGGCGTACACGGGCTGGCCGGCTGGCCGCTAAAAGCGCGCCGGAGCGCCCGCAAGGTGCCCGGTTTTCCGTCGACACTGCCCGGGGGCAGGACTAGCCTTGAACCGTCCCAGCACAACCCGACAAGGACGACGGAGAGGTGTCCGATCATGGGAAACGCAGAGAATGTTGAGCTGGTCCGGCGTGGCTACGAAGCCTTCAACGCCGGAGATATTGCAACCCTCGGTGAGATGTTCGCGGAGGATGCCGTCTGGCACGTGGCCGGAAGCGGTGTGCTCTCGGGCACGAAACAAGGCCGCGAGGCCATTTTGGCCTACTTTGGCGAGCTCGGCGGGCGGACCCAGGGTCATTTCCAAGCCAAGGTCGAGGATATCGTCGGCGGGGGCGGCCACACCGTCGCGATCCACCGCACCCTCGCGGAAAGCAACGGCAAGGCCCTGGACCTGGGCACCGTAATCGCCTTCGTGGTCCGCGACGGAAAGATCGCCGAAGCCCGGGAGTACTACGAGGACACGGCAAAGTCAGACGACTTCTGGGTCTAGCCCGGTTCCGCAGCGGTCACCCAGCAACCCTGCGCCGGTCACGGGACGAGGGCTGCGTCACTTCGCGCCGTTTCAGCCAGGGCCGCCGTCGAGCTCTCCTTGTCCTGGCCCCTGGTCTTCGATGCTTTGCCGGGCTTCCGTCCGGACCTGCCGTAGACCAGGTACATCGTCAGACCGGTGATCACCATCAGCAGCACCGTGTAGACGAAGGTGTTGGACACCCCTTCCACGCCCTCCGCGCCGTCGGTGTTGGCCTTGATGATGAGGCCCAGAGGCTGGAACAGTGGGTGGGCCAGGAAGATGGCGGTGTCGTAGTCGTCCAGCATGCTGTTGAAGTTGAGTGCTGTGACGGCTGCCGCGGCTGGCAGCACGATCGGCAGCAGGATGCGCCGGAAGATGTACAGCGTTTTAGCGCCCATGATCCCGGCAGCCTCCTCGAGGGAGGAGTTGACCGCGGCAAAGGACGCCTTGAGCATCCGCAGCGTGAAGGGTATCTTCACCGTGACGAATGCGATCAGCAGGATGACCGTCGTCCCGGTCAGCACGGCACCGCCAACGAGCGGGTTGGGGTGGTCGTAACTGAGGATCAGGCCAAGGGCCAGCAGCGCCGCCGGCAGGATCCACGGGATGTGCAGCAGGTATTCGAAAACGGCGGTGGCCCAGTTCCGATACTTCTGCAGCTGGCGGGCCACGAACAGCAGGCCGCCGACGGCGATCACGGCGGCGAGGGCGCTGTAGGCGATGCTGATGAGGAAGGGCCGCAGCCCTGAGGGCTGGGTCAGCACCCGCACGTAGTTCTCCAGAGTCAGGCTGCCGGGGTGCAGTTGCCCGGTCTGGATCGCGGCGCCGTCGGCGAAGGAGTACAGCACGATCAGGACCACCGGCAGCGTGTAGACCGCGAACAGCAGGTACGCGAGGACATGCACGACGGCGTTGGCCGCAGGGCTGGTGATCTGCTGCTTCTGCAGGCCGGCGGAGACCTTGGATACAGAGAAGTACGTTCCGCCTTTTTCCAGCCGGGTCATGACCGCAAGCATCACCATGGTTGCCACGCCGAGGATGAGGGCGAGCAGGGCGGCGAGGTCCCGGGAGGTGGGGCTGTTGGTGAAGGTCAGGATCATCGGCGTGATGGTCTGGAAGTCACGGCCGCCGAGGACCTGCGGCGCGGATAGTGCCCCCAGACCAGTCAAGAAGGACAGCACCGTTACGGCGAAGAGGGTGGGCTTGAGCATCGGCAGCACGATCCGGCGCAGGATGGTCCAGGTGGAGGCGCCCATGTTCCGCGCGGCCTCGATGGTCTGGTAGTCGACGCCCTTCAGCGCATTGGTGACAAAGAGCATGTGGTTGGTGGTAGTGGCGAAGGTCATCACGGCCAGGACGGCGAAGAAGCCGGAGAACCAGCCGCGGTCCAGATCCGGGATCAGGGAGACCAGGAAGCTTGTGACAATCCCCTTCTCGCCGTAGATGAACTTGTAGCCGGCGGCGAGCACGATGCCGCCGTAGATGAACGTGGTGGCGTAACCGAGGAACAGGATCCGGGAACCGCGGATCTTGAAGTACTGGGTGACCAGCACAATGAAGATCCCCACTACATTGACCGTGATGGACAGCGCGACGGCCAGCAGGAAGCTGTTGGCGAGGGATTTCATGGCCCGCGAAGAGGAGAAGAGCTTCTCGGCGGCGCGGCCGGAGAACTGGCCGTCCGGGAAGAAGGTTTGAATCAGCACGTTGGCGTTCGGCCAGACCAGGAACGCGGCGATGAACCAGGTCAGAACGACGCCGGCGATCAGAACGGCAGGGGAACGCAGTATGCGCCGGGTGCTGGTGCCCGTGGCACCCGTCCGGCTCACGTCCGGTTCGCTTCCTGCAGCCTGTGCCGCAGTGAGACGCCGGTTTCCGGGTGGTACTGGAGCACGTGCGCGGGCTGGACGTACACGGTGGCAGCGCTTCCGGTTTCCGGATGGGCTCCGCCGTCCTCCCGCACCAGGAGGCGGATCTCGGAACCATGGCAGCGGACGATGTAGCGGCTGTGGAGGCCGTGGTAGGTGCGGGAAACGACGGTGCCTTCCACCGGAACGGCCGACCCGTCCGCCGCCGGGTCCAGCGACGCCTTCTCCACCCGGAGGTAGGAGTTGGCCACCGGGTCCAGGGTGTGCCGGGACTGCCGGTTCAGTTCGGCGACGAAGTCGGCACTGAGCCTTGAGCTGTCGCCGATGAAGTTGCAGACAAATTCGGTGGCCGACTCGTCATAGATGCTCTGCGGCGTCCCCACCTGCTCCACGACGCCCTTGTTGAAGACGGCCACCCGGTCACTCATCGCCAGCGCCTCGTCCTGGTCGTGGGTGACGTAGACCGTCGTGATGCCGAACTCGCTCTGCAGGTCCTTGAGCTGCTGCCGGAGCTGGTGCCGAAGCTTCGCATCCAGGTTCGACAGAGGCTCGTCGAGGAGCAGGATTTTGGGCTGCAGCACCAGCGCCCGGGCGACGGCGACGCGCTGCTGCTGGCCGCCGGAAAGCTCGGCGACGTTCTTGTGCAGCTGCTCCTCGGAGAGGTCCACGCGGCGCGCTATGTCACGGACCAGCCGGTCGCTGTCAGCGGCTTTCTCCTTGCGCACCCGCAACCCGAAGGCGATGTTTTCCCAGACGCTCATGCTGGGGAACAGGGCGTAGTTCTGGAACACCATGCCCACCTGCCGCTTGTCGCTGGGCAGCCGGGTGACCGCCTTGCCGTCGACATAGACCTCCCCGGCAGAGGGTTCGATGAATCCCGCCAGCGTCCGCAGGGCGGTCGTTTTTCCGCAACCCGAGGGTCCCAGCAGCGTGAAAAACTCACCCGGCTTCACGTCCAGGTTCAGCTCGGGGATGGCGGTGAAGTCACCGAAGGTGACCTCGATATTTTCGAAGCGGATCATGGAACCTGTCTTTTCTGGCGGGTCGGAAGACGCAGCGGCGGAAGCCGGGCCGGCAGCGCTGCCGGCCCGGCCGTCCCGGTTAGCTCATGTATTCAAGCTCGATCTTCTCGACCCACTTGCCCATGTTCGCCTGCACGAAGTTCCAGTCGATGTCCTGCTGCTTGAGCGTCTTGAAGAACTCAACGACCTCGGGTTTGGCCTGTGCCGCCGCGGCGGTGTTGACGGGCATCGCGTTGAACTGCTGGGCAAACTCGCCCTGCGTTTTGGCGCTGCCGAACCAGTTGATGAACTTCAGGGCCTCGTCTTTCTTCTTCGAGCCCTTGACCAAGGCCACCTGCTCAATGGCGAGCGGGACGCCTACGGAGGGCATCACGGTGTCGACCTTGACGTTGAAGGACTTTTCCCGGTCAGGAATGATCGAGGACGGCATCTGGCCCATGTCCGTGTCGCCGGACGCGATCCGTGCGAAAAGGTCGGTTTTGGCGACCGCGGGGGTGCCGTTCTTGAAATAGCCTTCAATCTGCTTCCAGCCCTCGTCAGAGATGCCGAGGTCGCCGCCGTCGTCCTTGTAGCGGGTCAGGATGCTGGCGAAGACCAGCTGGGCGGTGGCGGTGCCCAGGCCGGTGACGCGCTCGTAGCGGGTCTTGAACTTGTCCTGGTTCCACAGGTCGGTCCAGTCCTTCGGGGCCTGGTCTTTGCTGTACTTGTCCGAATTGTAGCCGAGCAGGATGGCCTGCTGGACGAGCGGCCAGTACGCCTTGGAGTCGGATTTGTCGCCCTTCGCGGGGTCGACTTCGCCGGACCAAGACGGCGTGAACGGTTCGATCGCGCCGGCGGCCTTGACCTGCTCGAAGTACATGTTGTTCAGGCCGAATGCCACGTCGGCGATCGGATTGTTTTTCTCGGCGATGAGCTTGTTGGTGGCGTCCGCGCCGCCGGCGCCCACAATTTCGATTTTGAAGCCGGCCTCCGCGGCTTTCTTCGTGAGCCAGTCGCCGCGGCCCTCGCCGTTGGAGTTCGTGTAGACGACAAGGGTCGCACCGGACGGCGGGCCGGACGGGGCCACCGCGGGCGGCCCGGCCGGGGCTGCGGAGGAGGAGCCGGGCGCTGCGGCACCGGTGCCGCAGCCGGCGAGAAGGCTGACGGCGACGGCGGCGGCAGCCAGGGTTTTCAACTTGCGCACGGGCGGTCTCATTTCTGATCGGGGCCAGGGGGCATGGTGGGGCCAGCCTATAGCCGGGAAAGGTGGATGGTGGCCATTATGCCTATCGATTCGATAAAGTTGTCGGCCGCGGGTGTCGAGCCTGCCCTGCGCGCCGGAACGGATCGCGCCTGCAGCGTTAACGCCGCATGAATACCGGTGGCTCATCCATGGGGGTGCCCAGACCCGGGCCGCCGTAGACTCTGGGCATGGAGGCTATATCGGTCGTCGGCGGCGGCATCGCGGGGCTGGCGCTGGCAGCACGCCTTGATCCCGGCCGCTTCCGGGTGACGGTCCACGAAGCGCGGGAAGAGCCGCCCCGGGTGGAGACGTCGCTGGCGATGTGGCCGGAGGCTCAACGTGCGCTCGAGAAGATCGGGATACTCTCGGCCGTCGCTGCGGCGGGCGCAGATTTTGGCAGGATGGCCCTCCGTGACGGCTCGGGCGCTGTGCTTCTCGAGGCCGGGGCGCCAGGAGTCATCGGCGTGTCACGGGCCGACCTGCTCCGGCTGTTGGATGTGGCCGTGCCAGGGTCTGTGGCGAGGGCGTACGGCACGGTGGCAACATTGCCTGCTTCAGGTCTTGTCGTGGGTGCGGACGGCGTGCACAGTGTGGTTCGCCGGAACGTCTGGGGCGCACGCGCCCGGGCCAGACTAAGTCCGTACCTTGCCCTGCGCGGCATTATCGAGGCGCCCGTGTCGCCGGACGGCGGCGGCGAGTACTGGGGACGCGGGCAGCTGTTCGGCATCCTCCCCGCGTCTGGTGGCCGGACCTACTGGTACGCGTCCTACCGGTCCGCCCTCGGGCCAAGCGGTGTCGACGTCGAAGAGGCGCTGGAACTGACCCGTGCGCATTTCCGTGGCCGGGTGGGCGACATAGACAGCATCCTGGCGGCGGTGACACCGGAGACCACGCTGGCACAGCGGATCTGGACGGTGCCTTATCCGGGCAGCTACCACCGGGGCGGGGCGGTGCTGGTGGGGGACGCGGCGCACGGCATGGCACCTAACCTGGGGCGCGGGGCCTGCGAGGCGCTGATCGACGCCGTCACCCTCGCGGATCTGCTCAACGCCGGTCCGGTCCCTGCCGCCCTGCAGGCATACAGCCGGCGCAGACTGCTCCGCAGCCAGGCGCTGCGCCTGGCCTCAAGCGCCATGGTACGGCTGGCCCTGGCCGAGCAGGCCCAGCCGTTACGGGACAGACTGCTCCGGCTGGCGGGGAAGGCACAGGGCGGCGCGCCGTCGAAGGCTGAGTGACTGCGTACGTCCAGGTTAGGCCGGGCGGCCGGTGGGATCCTCCGCCGTCGGGTCCGCCAGGGCGAGGCCGCCGACGGGACTGCCGTCCCAGTGGATCAGCCGCCAGCCGGCGTCGGGATCGCCTTCAAGCGCCACGATGCCGGTGTTGGCGAGCACGTGCCGCGCCGCGAACTCCGCTTCGACGTTGGCAGCCCGCAGGCCAGTCCAAACGCGGATCGCCGCACCGTGGCTGACGACGGCGACCGTGGCGTCATCCGCGCCGGGCGCTGCGGCGGCGATCTGGGCGATCGAGTCGTAATAGCGTTCAAAGAACTCGTGACCGCTGGGGCCGGCGGGCATCCGCCGGTCCAGCTCGCCCGCGGACCAGGCGAAGACAGTGCCCAGATAGTGCAGGTGGGATTCACGGTCGGTGAGCTTCTCCAGCGCGCCCGCTTCGATCTCGCGCAATCCTTCCATTACCTCGATGTCCAGCCCGCGGCTGCCGGCCAACGGCGTGGCTGTGAGCTGGGTGCGGACCAGCGTGGAGGCGTACAAGAGCTCGATCCGCTCGTTGGCCAGAGAGCGTGCCAGCGCGGCCGCCTGGCGCTCGCCGAGCGCGGTCAAGCCGGGACCGGGATGCGCGGTGTCCAGCTGGCCCAGCACGTTTCCCGGGGTTTGGCCGTGGCGGATCAAGAGAAGCCTCATGGCTAGAATTTTACCGGGCATCCGGGGTCGGCCGGCTGGCGGCGCCTACGACGTCAAGGGATCCTGACGGTGGCCTGAACCGGAGCGTGGTCGCTGGGGTACCGGTCCGCCAGGCGGAAGGTGTTGACCGCGGCTTCGGAGACCTGGATCTGCGGGGTCACGGCAATCCAGTCGATCCGGCGCTCGCCGATGACCGGATCCTTATAGTTGGGAAATGTCCCGTATTCGGGCGTAAGCCGTTGCTTGGCGGCCTCCCACGAATCCCGGAAGACTCCGCTTCCCACCAGAGCGGTGTACGCGCCGGAAGCGCCGGCGTCGGCGTTGAAGTCGCCCATCAGGACGGTGGGCAGCCCGGGCTCGAAGCGTGCCCTGTGGTCAATGATCGCCTCGGCGCTGCGCAGCTGCGCGTTTTCGGACTCGTGGTCGAAGTGGGTGTTGACCACCATCAGCTCCCGGCCGGTACAGCTGTCCTCGAACCGCCCCCAGGTGGCGATCCGGGTGACGTCATTGCCCCAGGTGGCGGACCCAACGACGTCGGGGGTGTCCGAAAGCCAGAACTGGTCCCACGTCCGCAACCGCAAGCGGTTCGAATCGTAGAAGATGCACGAATGCTCGCCCCGGCTGCCGCCCTCGCGGCCGTGGCCGATCATCCGGTAGTGCTCCGGAAGGGCCTCATCTATGACGGCCAGCTGGTGCGCCAGCCCTTCCTGGATCCCCAGGACGTCGGGGCGTTCCTCGGCCAGAACGGCCTGCAGCGCCGGGACGCGTTCGGGCCAGTAATCTGCCTGTCCAGGCAGCGTCGCCGAGACGTCACAGCGGATGTTGAAGCTCATCAGGCTCAACGGCTCTGCTGCCTCGCGCGCTGGGCCCGGTCGGGCGCCGGTCGGATTGGTCCGTGCCGTCGACTCTGTGTCGCTCCGCAAGGGGGTCTCCTCGTGTCGGTAACAGTCCCAGCTTCTACGATAGGTCTGGCCGGTTCTCGACGGGCACCTAAACGGCGGCCTGCCGCAAAGTTAATTTCCGGCGTCGGCGGCCAGGTGGTCGACCAACTTGTCCGCGATGCCCGTGTACTTGCCGGGAGTGAGGGCCAGCAGCCGGCCTTCGGCCTCAGGCGACAGGCCCAGACCCTGAACGAACTCCTGCATCCGGGCCGCATCGACGCGCTGGCCGCGGGTCAGGTCCTTGAGCCGCTCGTACGGGTTTTCCATGCCTTCGACGCCGGCGATCGCCTCGGCCCGCATGACCATCTGGATCGCCTCGCCGAGGACTTCCCAGTTGGTGTCCAAATCCCGGGCGAGCACGTCCTCCGCCACGTCGAGCCGCTCCAGGCCCTTCGCGACATTGGAGATGGCCAGCAGGGAGTGGCCGAACGCAACGCCGATGTTGCGCTGCGAAGAGGAGTCGGTGAGGTCCCGCTGCCAGCGGGAGGTGACCAGGGTGGATCCCAGTACATCCAGCAGTCCGGAGGAGATTTCCAGGTTGGCTTCTGCGTTCTCAAAGCGGATCGGGTTGACCTTGTGCGGCATGGTCGAGGAGCCGGTGGCGCCGGCTACGGGGACCTGCGCGAAGTAACCGATTGAGATGTAGCTCCAGATGTCCGTGCAGACGTTGTGCAGTATCCGGTTGAAGCGCGCGACGTCAGCGTACAGTTCGGCCTGCCAGTCGTGGCTTTCGATCTGGGTGGTCAGGGGATTCCAGGCAAGGCCGAGGCCCTCCACGAAGCTGCGCGCCACCTGCTCCCAGTCGGCGCCCGGAACGGAGGCGACGTGGGCAGCGTAGGTCCCGGTGGCGCCGTTGATCTTGCCGAGGTATTCGGTCCGGGCGATGCGGTCCAGCTGGCGGGTCAGCCGGTGGGCGATCACGGCCAGTTCCTTGCCCAGCGTGGTGGGGGTGGCGGGCTGGCCGTGCGTGCGGGACAGCATCGGGACCGCACGGTTGGCCCCGGCCATGGCGCTGATCTGGGCGACCAGCTGGCGGGCCGCCGGAAGCCAGACATCCTCCACCGCGCCCTTGACGCCGAGTGCGTAGGAGAGGTTGTTGATGTCTTCGGAGGTGCAGCCGAAGTGGACCATGGCCGTCAGATGCTCGATGCCGATCCCGGGCAGCCTGCGGCCGATGTAGTATTCCACGGCTTTGACGTCATGGACGGTGACGGCCTCGATCTCGGCCAGCTCCGAGACGGATGCGGCGTCGAACTCCGTCACGATGCTGCGCAGTTTCTCTTGCTGCTCTGCGCTCAGCGGCGCGGCTCCGGGCAGGACGTTGTTGCTGGTCAGGTGGATAAGCCATTCGACTTCGACGGCGACACGGTCACGGTTGAGGGCCGCCTCGGAGAGGTAGTCGACGAGCGGCGCCACGGCCGCCTGGTAGCGGCCGTCAAGCGGGCCGAGCGCGATCTGGGAGTCGGACGCGGCAAGGGCCAGGCGTCCGGACGGCGTGCGGGTCTCAGCTGTGGCGGCAGTTTCAGGCATGAGCCGATTCTTTCACGAAGTGCCCCGGGCCCTTAAGCGGGGTGTTGCGTATGACCTCCCGCACCGAGCCCCGCCCGCCACGGCGGCGGACCTTATCCACATGGCCGTCCCTGCAGGTTCCGGCCAGCCACGGCCGGGCCCTAGCGTCTAACCGGGATCCGAACAAGGACGAAGGGAGTGCGGTTGATGAGCGGCACCCTGACGGCAGCAGATGCAGCGGCCTGTGCTTCGCGAAGTTATGAAGTGCAGCAGTTGGCGAACCAGGTGGCTGGCTGTGCGGAGCGGGCAGACGCCGTGCTCGCGGCGCTGGGAAGGCTGGAGATGCAGGCCTGGCAATCACCGGCGGGCCGCGCCTACCGGACGACGCTTTCCCTTCAGGCGGCTTCACTCCGGCGAGCCCGCGCTGGCCTGCTGGAGGCGGCTGCGGTGGTCCGGGCACACGCCCAGCACGTGGCGCTCTCGTCCGGACGCCCAGGGTACTGATGGCAGAACCCAGCCCGTCCGGCTCCGGCGACGCGCCGCGGCCCTCAGCGCCGGCGCCGGACGGGATGCTGCGCATCCGGGGCGGTGTGGGGGGCCTCAGCTTCCAGTTTGAGGAACTGCTGGCCGGAGCCGCGGCGCTGGACGGTGCGGTAAGCCAGCTCTATGCCCTGGAGGCGGAGGCCGACAGCGTGCGGCGGTCGCTGTTCGGCTACCAGCCCGATGCTTACCGCAGCGGCAGCAACGCCATCATTGCCGTAGGGGAGGCCGGCCGGGACATTGGCCGGGTAAGGGCGGAGCTGGAAAACATTGCGGCCCAGGTCCGGGCCAGCCACCGGGAGTACGAGTTCACCGAGGCCCGGAACGCCCTTTTACTCAGGATGGGCTTGTCCGGACCCGAGTACGGTTCCGCCGAGGGCGCCTTCCAGCTCCCGGGCCTCCGCGACCAAGTGGAACAAAGAGTCGC contains:
- a CDS encoding extracellular solute-binding protein, with translation MRKLKTLAAAAVAVSLLAGCGTGAAAPGSSSAAPAGPPAVAPSGPPSGATLVVYTNSNGEGRGDWLTKKAAEAGFKIEIVGAGGADATNKLIAEKNNPIADVAFGLNNMYFEQVKAAGAIEPFTPSWSGEVDPAKGDKSDSKAYWPLVQQAILLGYNSDKYSKDQAPKDWTDLWNQDKFKTRYERVTGLGTATAQLVFASILTRYKDDGGDLGISDEGWKQIEGYFKNGTPAVAKTDLFARIASGDTDMGQMPSSIIPDREKSFNVKVDTVMPSVGVPLAIEQVALVKGSKKKDEALKFINWFGSAKTQGEFAQQFNAMPVNTAAAAQAKPEVVEFFKTLKQQDIDWNFVQANMGKWVEKIELEYMS
- a CDS encoding endonuclease/exonuclease/phosphatase family protein, producing MRSDTESTARTNPTGARPGPAREAAEPLSLMSFNIRCDVSATLPGQADYWPERVPALQAVLAEERPDVLGIQEGLAHQLAVIDEALPEHYRMIGHGREGGSRGEHSCIFYDSNRLRLRTWDQFWLSDTPDVVGSATWGNDVTRIATWGRFEDSCTGRELMVVNTHFDHESENAQLRSAEAIIDHRARFEPGLPTVLMGDFNADAGASGAYTALVGSGVFRDSWEAAKQRLTPEYGTFPNYKDPVIGERRIDWIAVTPQIQVSEAAVNTFRLADRYPSDHAPVQATVRIP
- a CDS encoding histidine phosphatase family protein; its protein translation is MRLLLIRHGQTPGNVLGQLDTAHPGPGLTALGERQAAALARSLANERIELLYASTLVRTQLTATPLAGSRGLDIEVMEGLREIEAGALEKLTDRESHLHYLGTVFAWSAGELDRRMPAGPSGHEFFERYYDSIAQIAAAAPGADDATVAVVSHGAAIRVWTGLRAANVEAEFAARHVLANTGIVALEGDPDAGWRLIHWDGSPVGGLALADPTAEDPTGRPA
- a CDS encoding FAD-dependent monooxygenase, with amino-acid sequence MEAISVVGGGIAGLALAARLDPGRFRVTVHEAREEPPRVETSLAMWPEAQRALEKIGILSAVAAAGADFGRMALRDGSGAVLLEAGAPGVIGVSRADLLRLLDVAVPGSVARAYGTVATLPASGLVVGADGVHSVVRRNVWGARARARLSPYLALRGIIEAPVSPDGGGEYWGRGQLFGILPASGGRTYWYASYRSALGPSGVDVEEALELTRAHFRGRVGDIDSILAAVTPETTLAQRIWTVPYPGSYHRGGAVLVGDAAHGMAPNLGRGACEALIDAVTLADLLNAGPVPAALQAYSRRRLLRSQALRLASSAMVRLALAEQAQPLRDRLLRLAGKAQGGAPSKAE
- the purB gene encoding adenylosuccinate lyase — protein: MPETAATAETRTPSGRLALAASDSQIALGPLDGRYQAAVAPLVDYLSEAALNRDRVAVEVEWLIHLTSNNVLPGAAPLSAEQQEKLRSIVTEFDAASVSELAEIEAVTVHDVKAVEYYIGRRLPGIGIEHLTAMVHFGCTSEDINNLSYALGVKGAVEDVWLPAARQLVAQISAMAGANRAVPMLSRTHGQPATPTTLGKELAVIAHRLTRQLDRIARTEYLGKINGATGTYAAHVASVPGADWEQVARSFVEGLGLAWNPLTTQIESHDWQAELYADVARFNRILHNVCTDIWSYISIGYFAQVPVAGATGSSTMPHKVNPIRFENAEANLEISSGLLDVLGSTLVTSRWQRDLTDSSSQRNIGVAFGHSLLAISNVAKGLERLDVAEDVLARDLDTNWEVLGEAIQMVMRAEAIAGVEGMENPYERLKDLTRGQRVDAARMQEFVQGLGLSPEAEGRLLALTPGKYTGIADKLVDHLAADAGN